In the Chryseobacterium sp. MYb264 genome, one interval contains:
- a CDS encoding putative porin produces MKYLFLIIIFFAGITHAQVINKTDSNRLDKKIAAKDTLVIDSGKKDSLKIFKPTINDYQYQTQFSEKKVYDTVMSFDKTYIFTQYNNKDNFGRAQFANVGAGFNPLSFEVNAEQNLSLLPTNKSYGILGINDIQYYDVKTPTATFVYHNTMRNGAALKSTYTQNIGKRFNFAVEYMGLRSQGLYRNSLAANNNTLFSGHYISKSGNYELFAHYLHQNVNNQENGGIARDDLFQDGDSNSSNRQNMQVNLSGSSSQFSYRRYYLSHQFTPFNAEKFPFRIRHTIFHQGNKYFYHQSALEGYWYTNTNELVNGYTLGTQKFSNNLSNTVSLVFDKENLKLDAGVRYQMLEFGLENGITINNTVYPTKLKENRLGAVGNLEVKLFDKVNLNSFLEFSKGSEFGNYLKTTNNLRFEPIKDYFVNAKVNFQSVYPSFNYLLNTSVYNKFNYYLQDAKNQSITEIGGNINLKWFKTELFANYFRIDNYTYFDSSGQPKQSESSLNISQIGGDATFSYGNFHLNTRLQFQNALTNKDLYPMPGFIGRANIFYQGKWFKKAAEVQTGVKVYYFSKFASRDYFPIINEYILPGSNSFSIGGQPMVDVYFNMKIKKMFFFIEGQQVGSAISSNKAYAFPHYPVYDFRLNIGIVWYMFN; encoded by the coding sequence ATGAAATACCTATTTCTCATCATAATTTTCTTCGCAGGTATCACTCACGCGCAGGTCATTAATAAAACAGACTCTAACAGGCTGGATAAGAAAATCGCAGCGAAAGATACATTGGTGATCGACTCCGGGAAGAAAGATTCCTTAAAAATATTTAAACCCACTATAAATGATTATCAGTATCAGACACAGTTTTCTGAAAAAAAGGTGTACGATACGGTGATGTCATTTGACAAAACGTATATCTTTACACAGTACAACAATAAAGATAACTTCGGAAGAGCACAGTTTGCCAATGTGGGGGCAGGGTTTAATCCTTTATCCTTTGAGGTCAATGCTGAGCAGAATCTGTCATTGCTTCCGACCAATAAGTCCTATGGAATTCTGGGGATCAATGATATTCAGTATTACGATGTAAAAACCCCGACGGCGACTTTCGTTTATCATAACACCATGAGAAACGGTGCCGCCTTAAAGTCTACCTACACCCAGAATATAGGAAAGAGATTCAACTTTGCGGTAGAGTATATGGGACTTCGTTCTCAGGGATTATATAGAAATTCACTGGCCGCGAATAATAATACTTTATTTTCGGGACATTATATCTCCAAAAGCGGAAATTATGAATTGTTTGCGCATTATTTACACCAAAACGTAAACAATCAGGAAAATGGGGGGATTGCGCGTGATGATCTTTTTCAGGATGGCGACAGCAACTCCAGTAACCGACAGAATATGCAGGTAAATCTATCGGGTTCAAGCTCTCAGTTTTCCTATCGAAGATATTATTTAAGCCATCAGTTTACCCCTTTTAATGCTGAAAAATTTCCGTTCAGGATCAGACATACCATTTTTCATCAGGGAAATAAATATTTCTATCATCAAAGTGCATTGGAAGGCTATTGGTATACCAATACTAATGAACTGGTTAATGGGTATACGCTGGGGACTCAGAAATTTTCTAATAATCTGAGCAATACGGTAAGTTTGGTTTTCGATAAGGAAAACTTAAAACTGGATGCCGGAGTACGCTATCAGATGCTTGAATTCGGACTGGAAAACGGAATTACAATAAACAATACCGTTTACCCGACAAAGCTTAAAGAAAACAGATTGGGTGCGGTCGGGAATTTAGAAGTAAAGCTGTTTGATAAAGTTAATCTTAATTCATTTTTAGAGTTTTCAAAAGGAAGCGAGTTTGGAAATTATCTGAAAACAACCAACAATTTAAGATTTGAGCCGATTAAAGACTATTTTGTAAATGCGAAAGTGAACTTCCAAAGCGTTTATCCAAGCTTCAATTATCTTTTAAATACGTCAGTCTATAATAAATTTAACTATTATCTGCAGGATGCGAAAAACCAGTCGATCACGGAAATTGGAGGTAATATCAATTTAAAATGGTTCAAAACCGAATTGTTTGCCAATTACTTCAGAATTGATAATTATACCTATTTTGACAGCAGCGGGCAGCCAAAACAGAGCGAAAGCTCGCTTAATATTTCTCAGATCGGAGGGGATGCTACATTCAGCTACGGGAATTTTCATTTGAACACCAGACTGCAGTTTCAGAATGCGCTGACAAATAAAGATCTTTATCCGATGCCGGGATTTATCGGGAGAGCCAATATTTTCTATCAGGGGAAATGGTTTAAAAAAGCAGCCGAGGTTCAGACGGGGGTTAAGGTATACTATTTTTCAAAGTTTGCCTCAAGAGATTATTTCCCGATCATTAACGAGTATATTTTGCCGGGTTCCAACTCATTCTCCATCGGCGGACAGCCTATGGTAGATGTTTATTTTAACATGAAGATTAAAAAAATGTTCTTCTTTATCGAAGGTCAGCAGGTGGGATCCGCCATTTCAAGTAATAAAGCATATGCATTTCCGCATTATCCGGTGTATGACTTCAGGTTAAATATCGGAATTGTTTGGTATATGTTCAATTAA
- the bshC gene encoding bacillithiol biosynthesis cysteine-adding enzyme BshC, with protein MKTINKISFKDIESIPQLVKDFLNQNIEGFEENTFSLDHFKNQIHKKQNSFTSEQRNILADVLEGQLSHLELSSTQKEYRDQIRQPNTFTITTGHQLNLFSGPVFFVYKILQTIKTCSYLKQNFPDFNFVPIYWMASEDHDFAEINHFKTENNYYEINEKSGGAVGRIEINDTFFISEFEKEYKDSVFGTELILMLKEAYKVGNTFTQAIQILVNRLFSDFGLLILDGDSSGLKDQIKATFKDELLNFSLYKNSKEKVDFLTAKYGKVQVNPREINLFYLSETRNRIDFDGIKYTVVDTNIQFTKDEILNELENYPEKFSPNALMRPVYQETVLPNLAYIGGNAEIMYWLELKDYFNTIDIPFPILIPRNSILFLKEKTIGKMKKLNLNVEDFFKNFAAITNNKILDDNAILKLLEEKEKNLVNNFKELKSVAENTDPSFGNMVKAEEIRQLKSFKRMKKRLLHAEKIKQREMLERLENLFLDVHPSKNWQERVYNFSVFFSDYGNPWIENCLERLEITESQLVIVAICS; from the coding sequence TTGAAAACTATAAATAAAATATCATTTAAAGATATCGAAAGTATTCCTCAGTTGGTAAAAGATTTTTTAAATCAGAATATTGAGGGATTTGAAGAAAATACGTTTTCTTTAGATCATTTTAAAAATCAAATTCATAAAAAACAGAATTCTTTTACTTCAGAGCAAAGGAATATTCTGGCAGATGTTTTAGAAGGACAGCTTTCGCATCTTGAACTGTCTTCTACACAAAAAGAGTATAGAGACCAGATAAGGCAGCCCAATACTTTTACGATTACTACGGGCCATCAGTTAAATTTATTCTCGGGACCCGTTTTTTTCGTGTATAAAATTTTACAGACGATAAAAACCTGTTCCTATTTAAAACAGAATTTCCCGGATTTTAATTTTGTACCTATTTATTGGATGGCTTCGGAAGACCATGACTTTGCGGAGATCAATCATTTTAAAACAGAAAATAATTATTACGAGATCAACGAGAAATCGGGGGGTGCGGTCGGAAGAATTGAGATCAACGATACTTTTTTTATTTCTGAATTTGAAAAGGAATATAAAGATTCTGTTTTCGGAACTGAATTAATTTTAATGCTGAAAGAGGCCTATAAAGTGGGAAATACTTTTACACAGGCCATCCAAATTTTGGTGAACCGATTATTTTCAGACTTTGGACTGTTGATTTTAGATGGCGATTCTTCAGGGCTTAAAGATCAGATAAAAGCTACTTTTAAAGATGAACTTCTCAATTTTAGCTTATATAAAAACTCAAAAGAAAAAGTTGATTTTTTGACCGCGAAGTATGGGAAAGTTCAGGTAAATCCACGTGAAATTAATTTATTCTATCTTTCTGAAACCAGAAACAGGATTGACTTTGACGGTATAAAATATACAGTGGTAGATACAAATATTCAGTTCACGAAAGACGAAATTCTTAATGAGCTTGAAAATTATCCCGAAAAATTCAGTCCGAATGCATTAATGCGCCCGGTATATCAGGAAACCGTGTTGCCGAATTTGGCTTATATCGGAGGAAACGCCGAAATCATGTACTGGCTTGAACTGAAAGATTATTTCAACACCATCGATATTCCTTTTCCTATTCTGATTCCACGCAACTCCATATTATTCCTGAAAGAAAAAACCATTGGGAAAATGAAGAAGCTTAATCTGAATGTGGAAGACTTTTTCAAAAATTTTGCAGCCATCACCAATAATAAAATACTCGATGATAATGCCATTCTGAAATTGTTGGAAGAAAAAGAGAAAAACCTGGTCAATAATTTCAAAGAACTGAAGTCTGTTGCTGAAAATACCGATCCGTCGTTCGGAAATATGGTAAAAGCAGAGGAAATACGACAGTTAAAATCATTCAAAAGGATGAAAAAACGTCTCCTTCATGCAGAAAAAATAAAGCAGAGAGAAATGTTGGAAAGACTAGAAAATCTATTTTTAGATGTACATCCTTCTAAGAATTGGCAGGAAAGGGTTTATAATTTTAGTGTTTTCTTCTCAGATTATGGAAATCCCTGGATTGAGAATTGTTTGGAAAGATTAGAAATTACAGAATCTCAGTTGGTTATTGTTGCTATTTGTTCATAA
- a CDS encoding lytic transglycosylase → MTKRFLTTCIVLLYGIVSAQTTHTAVKGDNMYSIAKQYGTSVNDLLKLNPRFQERQLQVGDVLKLNNKGKDIVQGRSTIASQFSNITLKSTVKCSDIMKDYHISEKDLRVLNPDLDAQLKPGGKIVLPNENIVEYEVAMQKAWEKGMAKAKKESENKKNDHQISLAKIILNRNQVIKNIASHYNISESELKELNPDLESKIKVEGEIILPIEKIKNTKESRLTF, encoded by the coding sequence ATGACAAAGAGATTTCTTACCACATGCATTGTTTTGCTGTATGGCATCGTTTCTGCGCAGACCACTCACACCGCTGTAAAGGGAGATAATATGTACAGCATTGCCAAGCAATATGGTACTTCCGTAAATGATTTATTAAAACTTAATCCTAGATTTCAGGAAAGACAGCTGCAGGTTGGAGATGTTTTAAAATTGAACAACAAGGGAAAGGATATCGTGCAAGGCAGATCAACCATTGCCTCACAGTTCAGCAATATTACCCTCAAAAGCACCGTGAAATGCTCTGATATTATGAAAGACTATCATATCTCTGAGAAAGACTTAAGGGTTTTAAATCCCGATCTTGATGCCCAGCTTAAACCTGGTGGTAAAATTGTATTACCTAATGAAAATATTGTGGAATACGAAGTGGCTATGCAGAAAGCATGGGAAAAAGGAATGGCAAAGGCTAAAAAAGAGTCAGAGAACAAAAAAAATGACCATCAGATCTCGTTGGCTAAAATTATTTTAAACCGCAATCAGGTTATTAAAAACATAGCCAGCCATTATAATATTTCAGAATCTGAACTTAAGGAGCTTAATCCGGATTTAGAGTCCAAAATAAAAGTGGAGGGAGAAATTATTTTGCCGATCGAAAAAATAAAAAATACCAAAGAATCACGTCTTACATTCTGA
- a CDS encoding LysM peptidoglycan-binding domain-containing protein: MIKRFFILSGLCMVLGVSAQKSHTVAKGDNPYNIAKRYGMTVDELLKMNPKFKDGKLAIGDVLSVKSDKATSSAPKTAAAEKPKATGTSQVGKIILQPKQTIYGITKQYRISETDLRKLNPELDSHMKIGDEITLPLESIKKYGGEQAVAAVSTPDPVEQAREEMPASTAVGEKYVVQPKDNYYRISKQFSISQQELFALNPGLEEKGLKPGESIIIKKSNTTPVADSSSNSKTKVDSGNERSSANATAIADDFVTYTVQQGDTVFSIVNKYGISIDELIALNPDLSHGLKTGMVLKIKKLDPAYVKKNGDALSVVLMLPFGYSTNETQYRAMAMDFLTGAKLAIERNARNGQKLEVKIVDSGNEATFRNSLTQLHPDNTDLIIGPFFKSNVVDVLDFTKNQKIPIVAPFANSPELYNYSNLIIVETNDQTYADKIVEEVKASYSDQKIYVVAGAKKENANYIKAGLEKTLKSPTITIVNSPADIQLDQNMMTGQSAPVIAILANDDSAAGEAFSNKVIALSKEVQGVKAFSMYYAPSFERKVDDLSQANLVYLMDRKINTDGSFEKEILAAYKSKYCKTPPKYAIVGFDVVNDMLTRENKKGEIFKQMNKVQTQLATKFEFVKAKANGAYVNTGYRVIRLVP, from the coding sequence ATGATAAAGAGGTTTTTTATTCTATCCGGTTTATGTATGGTTTTGGGAGTATCTGCTCAGAAATCCCACACCGTTGCAAAAGGAGATAATCCTTATAATATTGCAAAAAGATACGGAATGACTGTAGATGAATTGCTTAAAATGAATCCGAAGTTTAAAGACGGCAAATTGGCAATTGGTGATGTTTTATCCGTAAAGAGTGATAAAGCAACAAGCTCAGCTCCAAAAACGGCAGCTGCTGAAAAGCCTAAAGCAACCGGTACTTCGCAGGTTGGAAAAATTATTTTGCAGCCTAAACAAACCATCTACGGAATAACCAAGCAATATCGTATTTCGGAAACTGATCTTAGAAAACTGAATCCCGAACTGGATTCTCACATGAAAATTGGTGACGAGATCACTTTACCTCTTGAAAGCATTAAAAAATATGGTGGCGAGCAGGCTGTAGCAGCAGTTTCAACACCTGATCCCGTGGAACAGGCAAGAGAAGAAATGCCGGCTTCAACTGCGGTTGGTGAAAAGTATGTTGTTCAGCCAAAAGATAATTATTACAGGATTTCTAAACAGTTTTCTATTTCTCAGCAGGAACTTTTCGCTTTGAATCCGGGATTGGAGGAAAAAGGATTGAAACCTGGAGAAAGCATTATCATAAAAAAATCAAATACAACTCCGGTTGCTGACTCTTCTTCTAATTCAAAAACAAAGGTAGATTCAGGAAACGAAAGATCTTCAGCCAATGCAACGGCTATTGCTGATGATTTTGTAACATATACCGTTCAGCAGGGTGATACCGTATTCTCCATTGTGAATAAATACGGAATTTCAATTGATGAATTAATTGCACTAAACCCTGATCTTTCTCATGGTTTGAAGACCGGAATGGTTTTAAAGATCAAAAAGCTGGATCCAGCTTACGTGAAAAAAAACGGGGATGCGCTAAGTGTTGTCTTGATGCTTCCTTTCGGATACAGTACCAACGAAACACAGTACAGAGCCATGGCGATGGATTTCCTTACGGGAGCGAAATTGGCGATTGAAAGAAATGCGCGAAACGGACAGAAACTTGAGGTGAAAATAGTAGACTCAGGAAACGAAGCAACTTTCAGAAATTCTCTGACTCAGTTGCATCCTGATAATACAGATTTAATTATCGGCCCGTTCTTCAAGTCGAATGTGGTAGATGTTCTTGACTTTACTAAAAATCAAAAAATCCCGATTGTGGCACCTTTTGCCAACTCTCCGGAATTATATAACTACAGCAATTTGATTATCGTTGAAACAAATGATCAAACGTATGCTGATAAAATTGTTGAGGAAGTGAAGGCTTCTTATTCAGATCAAAAAATCTATGTGGTGGCAGGTGCTAAAAAAGAAAATGCCAATTACATTAAAGCTGGTCTTGAAAAAACTTTGAAAAGCCCAACGATAACGATTGTGAATTCTCCGGCAGATATTCAGCTGGATCAAAATATGATGACAGGGCAGTCTGCTCCGGTAATCGCGATTTTGGCAAATGATGATTCGGCGGCGGGTGAAGCGTTCTCCAATAAAGTGATCGCTTTATCTAAAGAAGTTCAGGGCGTAAAAGCATTCAGTATGTATTATGCTCCAAGCTTTGAAAGAAAAGTGGATGATCTTAGCCAGGCCAATTTGGTTTATTTGATGGACAGAAAGATCAATACCGACGGAAGTTTTGAAAAAGAAATTCTGGCGGCTTATAAAAGCAAATATTGTAAAACACCTCCTAAATATGCCATTGTTGGTTTCGATGTTGTGAACGATATGTTAACCAGAGAAAATAAAAAAGGAGAAATTTTCAAACAGATGAATAAGGTTCAGACTCAGCTGGCTACCAAGTTTGAGTTTGTAAAAGCCAAAGCAAATGGTGCTTATGTAAATACTGGTTATAGAGTAATCAGATTGGTTCCGTAA
- the fabD gene encoding ACP S-malonyltransferase: MKALVFPGQGSQFVGMGKELYDSRKDIKDLMESANEILGFDILSIMFNGADEDLKKTEVTQPSIFIHSVAALKAVNGLGAEMVAGHSLGEFSALVANGVLSFDDGLKLVSERAKAMQAACDANPSSMAAILGLEDAKVEEICATISGIVVPANYNCPGQLVISGETTAVEEACVKLKEAGAKRALLLPVNGAFHSPLMQPAQERLASAIEKTKFRKATIPVYQNITTTAITDPDEIKNNLIAQLTGPVKWTQSVQNMIKDGANNFIEVGPGKTLQGLIKKIDGSVSVASAI; this comes from the coding sequence ATGAAAGCACTTGTATTTCCTGGGCAGGGTTCTCAGTTCGTAGGAATGGGAAAAGAATTATACGATTCTAGAAAAGACATTAAGGACTTAATGGAATCTGCCAATGAAATTTTAGGTTTCGATATTCTTTCTATTATGTTTAATGGAGCGGATGAAGACCTTAAGAAAACTGAGGTTACGCAACCTTCAATCTTTATACATTCAGTAGCGGCTCTTAAAGCGGTGAACGGTCTTGGCGCTGAAATGGTGGCAGGACATTCTTTAGGAGAATTTTCAGCATTGGTTGCCAATGGCGTTTTATCTTTTGACGACGGTTTGAAACTGGTTTCCGAAAGAGCAAAAGCAATGCAGGCAGCTTGCGATGCCAATCCAAGTTCTATGGCGGCAATTTTAGGATTGGAAGATGCTAAAGTGGAAGAAATTTGTGCTACGATCAGCGGTATTGTGGTTCCTGCAAATTACAACTGTCCCGGACAATTGGTAATTTCCGGTGAAACAACGGCAGTTGAAGAAGCTTGTGTAAAATTAAAAGAAGCCGGAGCAAAAAGAGCATTATTGCTACCTGTAAACGGTGCTTTCCATTCTCCATTGATGCAACCTGCACAAGAGAGACTGGCTTCTGCGATTGAAAAAACAAAATTCAGAAAAGCAACAATCCCAGTTTATCAGAATATCACGACTACCGCGATTACTGATCCTGATGAGATTAAAAATAATCTTATTGCACAATTGACAGGTCCTGTAAAATGGACGCAGTCTGTTCAGAATATGATCAAAGACGGGGCTAACAACTTCATTGAAGTAGGTCCTGGGAAAACCCTTCAGGGATTGATCAAGAAAATTGACGGATCTGTATCTGTTGCTTCTGCAATCTAA
- a CDS encoding GYDIA family GHMP kinase — protein sequence MGEIFSPGKLMLTSEYFAMDGALVLAVPTKLGQEFYFEENYDGNSLIFWEAYHQNKLWLKAVIDYKNWQIIETNSISSAEFILKTLKNVQSLSTIKFKNDFSYHLKTNLQFPADYGLGSSSTLMTNLAEWAEIDPFYLNSISLGGSGYDIAVAKEKSAVLFQSKPEITYERTNFKPSFKDELIFIHLNQKQDSREGINFYKSKTKSQKLVDEFSNLTRNILVCNELENFSELMLIHEQQISKFLEIPTVRERFFEDIPVFVKSLGAWGGDFVMSSKFDGFEDYFWEKGFRTIFNWKDLISL from the coding sequence ATGGGCGAGATATTTTCACCGGGAAAGCTGATGCTTACTTCAGAATATTTCGCAATGGATGGAGCTCTTGTCTTAGCGGTACCTACCAAGCTGGGACAAGAGTTTTACTTTGAAGAAAATTACGATGGGAATTCTCTTATTTTCTGGGAAGCCTATCATCAAAACAAATTATGGTTAAAGGCTGTCATTGATTACAAAAACTGGCAGATCATCGAAACCAATAGTATTTCCAGTGCTGAATTTATTTTAAAAACCTTAAAAAATGTTCAGTCACTTTCTACAATCAAATTCAAGAACGATTTTAGTTATCATTTAAAAACCAACCTTCAGTTTCCTGCAGATTACGGTTTGGGAAGCAGTTCTACGCTGATGACCAATCTTGCGGAATGGGCGGAGATTGATCCTTTTTATTTAAATTCAATCAGTTTAGGCGGCAGCGGATACGATATTGCGGTGGCAAAAGAGAAATCTGCAGTGCTGTTTCAAAGCAAACCTGAGATTACATATGAAAGGACGAATTTCAAACCTTCTTTTAAAGATGAACTTATTTTTATTCATTTAAATCAGAAGCAGGATAGCCGTGAAGGAATCAATTTTTACAAGTCTAAAACAAAGTCTCAAAAATTGGTTGATGAATTTTCGAATCTTACAAGAAATATTTTAGTATGTAACGAATTGGAAAATTTTTCTGAACTAATGTTAATTCATGAGCAACAAATTTCGAAATTCCTTGAAATTCCTACAGTTAGAGAGCGTTTCTTTGAGGACATCCCCGTTTTTGTGAAAAGTTTGGGAGCTTGGGGTGGAGATTTTGTCATGAGCTCAAAATTTGATGGCTTTGAGGACTATTTTTGGGAGAAAGGTTTTCGCACAATTTTCAATTGGAAAGATTTAATTAGTTTGTAA
- the pckA gene encoding phosphoenolpyruvate carboxykinase (ATP) has product MKHAKIIQDLEKLGIKGSYEVIYNPSYEELYQAEVSSENQGFEKAELTESGAVSVKTGIFTGRSPKDRFIVQDDVTKDTIFWDGKVNLPTSPEIFQSCKDLVLNQLSGAKKIYVVDAFCGTNTDTRLKVRFIVEVAWQAHFVTNMFIRPSHYELESFGEPDFTVINGSKTTNPNWEEQGLNSENFVMFNLTEKLQIIGGTWYGGEMKKGMFAMMNYYLPLKGMASMHCSANVGEEGDVALFFGLSGTGKTTLSADPKRYLIGDDEHGWDNNGVFNYEGGCYAKVIDLSEEKEPDIFRAIKRDALLENVVVHDGIADYTDGSITENTRVSYPIYNINKIVLPSKAGHASKIVYLSADAFGVLPPVSILDEDQAQYHFLCGYTSKLAGTERGITEPQPSFSPAFGEAFLTLHPTMYSKTLIGKMKEHGAKAYLVNTGWNGTGKRISLKDTRAIIDSIIDGSIENAPKTRIPIMNLEVPTELPNVSEGILDPRNTYNEVSEWEEKAKDLASRYIKNFEQYCNTEEGKKLIASGPQLQEQAIN; this is encoded by the coding sequence ATGAAACACGCTAAAATCATCCAGGATTTAGAAAAACTAGGGATTAAAGGAAGTTATGAGGTCATTTATAATCCTTCGTATGAAGAATTATATCAGGCTGAAGTTTCTTCTGAAAATCAAGGCTTTGAGAAAGCTGAGCTTACGGAATCTGGTGCAGTATCAGTAAAAACAGGAATTTTCACAGGTCGTTCACCTAAAGACAGGTTTATTGTTCAGGATGATGTTACAAAAGACACGATTTTTTGGGACGGTAAAGTAAACTTGCCAACCTCTCCGGAAATTTTCCAGTCTTGTAAAGACTTAGTGCTGAACCAGCTTTCTGGTGCAAAAAAAATCTATGTGGTAGATGCATTCTGCGGAACGAATACAGACACGAGATTAAAAGTAAGGTTCATCGTTGAAGTAGCGTGGCAGGCGCATTTCGTTACGAATATGTTCATCCGTCCTTCTCATTATGAGTTGGAAAGCTTTGGAGAACCTGATTTTACAGTCATCAATGGATCTAAAACGACAAATCCGAACTGGGAAGAGCAAGGATTAAACTCTGAAAACTTCGTGATGTTCAACCTTACCGAAAAGCTTCAGATCATTGGAGGAACCTGGTATGGTGGAGAAATGAAGAAAGGAATGTTTGCCATGATGAATTATTACCTTCCTTTGAAAGGGATGGCTTCTATGCACTGTTCTGCAAACGTAGGTGAAGAAGGAGATGTTGCTCTTTTCTTCGGTCTTTCAGGAACAGGGAAAACCACTTTGTCTGCAGATCCGAAAAGATATCTGATCGGTGATGATGAGCATGGTTGGGACAACAATGGAGTATTCAATTATGAAGGAGGTTGCTATGCAAAAGTAATTGACCTTTCAGAAGAAAAAGAGCCGGATATTTTCCGAGCAATTAAAAGAGATGCGCTTCTTGAAAACGTAGTAGTTCATGACGGAATTGCTGATTATACAGACGGATCTATCACAGAAAACACGAGAGTTTCTTATCCTATTTACAATATTAATAAAATTGTTTTGCCTTCAAAAGCAGGACACGCGAGCAAGATCGTTTATCTTTCTGCAGATGCTTTCGGCGTATTGCCTCCGGTTTCTATTTTGGATGAAGATCAGGCACAGTACCACTTCCTTTGTGGGTATACTTCAAAGTTAGCCGGAACAGAAAGAGGAATTACAGAACCTCAACCTTCATTTTCGCCGGCATTTGGTGAGGCATTCTTAACATTGCACCCAACAATGTATTCAAAAACATTGATCGGTAAAATGAAAGAACACGGCGCTAAAGCGTATCTGGTAAACACAGGTTGGAACGGAACAGGAAAAAGAATTTCTCTAAAAGACACAAGAGCGATCATTGATTCCATCATCGATGGATCTATTGAAAATGCTCCGAAAACAAGAATTCCAATTATGAATCTTGAAGTTCCTACAGAATTGCCAAACGTTTCTGAAGGCATTCTAGATCCAAGAAATACATATAACGAAGTTTCTGAATGGGAAGAAAAAGCGAAAGACTTAGCTTCAAGATATATCAAAAACTTTGAACAATATTGTAACACCGAAGAGGGCAAAAAGCTTATCGCTTCAGGTCCTCAGTTACAGGAACAAGCAATTAACTAA
- a CDS encoding type II 3-dehydroquinate dehydratase, producing MKILIVNGPNLNLLGTREPEIYGTVTMEDYLQKLQSEFPIHEISYYQSNIEGELINRLQKDDFDALVINPGAFTHYSYAITDCLKNIQKQKIEVHISNIYKREEFRQKSVTAANSDAVLSGFGMNGYRLAILSLK from the coding sequence ATGAAAATTTTAATTGTAAACGGTCCTAATCTTAATCTGTTAGGTACCCGAGAACCTGAAATTTACGGAACGGTAACGATGGAGGATTATTTACAGAAATTACAATCTGAATTTCCTATCCATGAAATATCTTATTATCAATCAAATATTGAAGGTGAATTGATTAACCGTCTTCAGAAAGATGATTTTGATGCTTTGGTGATTAATCCGGGAGCGTTTACTCATTATTCTTATGCTATTACCGATTGTTTAAAGAATATTCAGAAGCAGAAAATTGAAGTTCACATTAGTAATATTTACAAGAGAGAAGAATTTCGTCAGAAGTCGGTAACGGCAGCAAATTCTGATGCGGTTTTATCCGGTTTTGGAATGAATGGATATCGATTGGCAATTTTGAGTTTGAAGTAA